The following proteins are encoded in a genomic region of Neomicrococcus aestuarii:
- a CDS encoding DUF349 domain-containing protein has product MTTSQQSDEFNESTESVSTESPAPEEINVTATEDVAAEKTPAASSSSEATEAEATEPVASEPEATEPAAPEAEAEASDAEATPAPAAEATPKKPVATPLPTPAAAKSAKNAEEKPASAPVAAPPAFSTPLDEAEKFARVTEDGHVFVIVDGQEFPVGQYPDATKEEALAYFVRKHDDVVSQVMLLEQRIVAKAPAGDMNKAADHLSALVAERLMVGDIAALEARLETVKLAISNLQAEERKTLEERRAKELEAREAIVAEAEEISGKDPSQIMWKQASARMTELFDAWKAAQKNGLRLSKATEDALWKRFRGARTTFDRHRRAYFSQLDADNSAAKQQKEKLIARAEELQTSTDWGNTATEYRKLMDEWKQSKRASRKDDDALWARFRAAQDVFFEARQAANQVVQEEFEGNLKVKEALLEEARAIVPVKNLNDAKKKLDSIRERWEAAGKVPRKDMQRIEAGLRQIEDEVKNAEDDQWRRSNPEKKARTNSMLTQLEDAIADLEDDLAKAQAQGNQKKIKQAEEALAARRLWLETLTRSAKDLS; this is encoded by the coding sequence GTGACTACCAGTCAGCAATCCGACGAATTCAACGAGTCGACCGAGTCCGTGTCGACCGAATCGCCGGCACCAGAAGAAATCAACGTGACGGCAACCGAAGATGTAGCAGCGGAGAAAACCCCAGCTGCGTCGTCGTCCTCCGAAGCAACCGAGGCTGAAGCAACGGAACCCGTAGCCTCCGAGCCTGAGGCAACCGAGCCAGCAGCGCCGGAAGCCGAAGCCGAGGCGAGCGACGCTGAAGCGACGCCAGCACCGGCAGCTGAGGCTACGCCGAAGAAGCCCGTAGCCACCCCGTTGCCAACGCCAGCGGCCGCTAAGAGCGCCAAGAACGCAGAAGAAAAGCCAGCAAGCGCTCCCGTAGCTGCGCCGCCAGCGTTCTCGACTCCCCTCGATGAGGCTGAGAAGTTCGCTCGTGTCACCGAGGACGGCCATGTTTTTGTGATCGTCGACGGTCAGGAATTCCCGGTAGGACAGTACCCGGATGCCACGAAGGAAGAGGCTCTGGCTTACTTCGTTCGTAAGCACGACGACGTCGTTTCCCAGGTCATGTTGCTGGAGCAGCGCATCGTCGCGAAGGCTCCTGCAGGCGACATGAACAAAGCTGCCGATCACCTCTCCGCTCTTGTAGCAGAGCGCCTCATGGTGGGTGACATCGCTGCCCTCGAAGCTCGCCTTGAGACCGTGAAGCTCGCAATTTCCAACTTGCAGGCTGAAGAGCGCAAGACCCTTGAAGAGCGTCGCGCTAAGGAACTCGAAGCCCGCGAAGCCATTGTGGCCGAGGCTGAAGAGATTTCCGGCAAGGATCCTTCGCAGATCATGTGGAAGCAAGCTAGCGCCCGCATGACGGAACTCTTTGATGCCTGGAAGGCCGCTCAGAAAAACGGACTTCGCCTGAGCAAGGCCACCGAGGACGCGCTCTGGAAGCGTTTCCGCGGCGCCCGAACCACGTTTGACCGCCACCGTCGCGCTTACTTCAGCCAGCTGGATGCGGACAACTCCGCAGCCAAGCAACAGAAGGAAAAGCTGATTGCTCGCGCCGAAGAGCTGCAGACCTCCACGGACTGGGGCAACACGGCCACCGAGTACCGCAAGCTTATGGACGAGTGGAAGCAGTCAAAGCGCGCCTCCCGCAAGGACGACGACGCTCTGTGGGCTCGCTTCCGCGCAGCTCAGGACGTCTTCTTCGAAGCACGCCAGGCTGCTAACCAGGTTGTTCAGGAAGAGTTTGAGGGCAACCTCAAGGTCAAGGAAGCGCTGCTTGAAGAAGCCCGCGCCATTGTTCCGGTGAAGAACCTCAACGACGCGAAGAAGAAGCTCGACTCCATTCGCGAACGCTGGGAAGCTGCCGGCAAGGTTCCTCGCAAGGACATGCAGCGCATCGAAGCTGGCTTGCGCCAGATCGAGGATGAAGTCAAGAATGCTGAGGACGATCAGTGGCGCCGCTCCAACCCGGAGAAGAAGGCCCGCACCAACTCCATGCTGACGCAGCTTGAAGATGCCATTGCGGATCTTGAAGACGACTTGGCGAAAGCGCAGGCTCAGGGCAACCAGAAGAAGATCAAGCAGGCCGAGGAAGCTTTGGCCGCTCGTCGCTTGTGGCTCGAGACCCTGACGCGTTCCGCAAAGGATCTCAGCTAA
- a CDS encoding RelA/SpoT family protein produces MAENSAPKNPPRRASGLSRFVRFAGRTVHETPPILEPLLRTVRANSPREDLDLITRAFTVAEKYHTGQTRKSGDPYITHPVAVATILAEMGMSGATLAAALLHDTVEDTDYSLENLTREFGPEVAMLVDGVTKLDKVQFGDAAQAETVRKMVIAMSKDIRVLFIKLADRLHNARTWRYVSPASSAKKARETLEIFAPLAHRLGMNQVKWELEDLSFAALHPKVYEEIVRLVGERTPEREKYLSTVRREIAEDMLQEKIRATITGRPKHYYSIYQKMVVRGKEFDEIHDLMGVRVLVDTVKDCYAALGAIHTRWNPLIGRFKDYIAMPKLNTYQSLHTTVVGPEGKLVEIQIRTHDMHRRAEYGVAAHWKYKRRTETEAVTANDSANINWLRSLADWQRESRDPEEFLDELRYEIGSDEVYVFTPKGDIMGLPAGSTPVDFAFAVHTEVGYRTIGARVNGKLVPLSSTLNHGDWVEIFTSKAEGAGPSQDWQNFVKSARARTKIRQWFTKERREESIDRGKEQLTKALRKYNLPLQKIMSHDTLTAVAHELHLHDIAGLYAAVGDNNVSAQNVIEHLQLIVGQQVPQETEDDELYAVEAPKRPHIDHSDSGVIVRGAGDVLAKLARCCTPVPPDEIRGFVTKGSGVSVHRIDCPNILQPGLDPARLVDVEWAPTKESVFLVEIQVEALDRKSLLSDVTRVLSENHVNILGATVHTTRERTALSRFSFEMTDTKYLDHVLNAVRRIDGVYDVYRTSGGTRRA; encoded by the coding sequence ATGGCAGAAAATAGTGCGCCAAAGAATCCACCTCGCAGGGCTTCCGGGCTGTCACGATTTGTTCGTTTTGCCGGCCGGACGGTCCATGAGACGCCACCGATTCTTGAACCGCTGTTGCGTACCGTGCGTGCGAACAGTCCTCGCGAGGACCTGGACCTGATTACGCGAGCGTTCACCGTCGCCGAGAAGTACCACACGGGTCAAACGCGCAAGAGCGGCGATCCGTACATCACCCACCCGGTCGCGGTGGCCACCATCCTCGCCGAGATGGGCATGAGCGGGGCTACGCTCGCCGCGGCCCTGCTGCACGACACCGTCGAAGACACGGACTATTCCCTCGAAAACCTGACCCGCGAGTTCGGCCCCGAAGTGGCCATGCTCGTAGATGGCGTGACCAAGCTGGACAAGGTCCAGTTCGGCGATGCCGCTCAAGCTGAAACCGTCCGCAAGATGGTCATTGCGATGTCCAAGGACATCCGTGTGCTCTTCATCAAGCTTGCCGACCGTCTCCACAACGCGCGCACCTGGCGCTACGTCTCACCGGCCTCTAGCGCCAAGAAGGCTCGCGAAACTCTCGAGATCTTTGCACCGCTTGCCCACCGTCTGGGCATGAACCAGGTCAAGTGGGAGCTCGAAGATCTCTCCTTCGCCGCGCTGCATCCCAAGGTCTATGAGGAGATCGTCCGTCTGGTGGGCGAACGCACTCCAGAGCGAGAGAAGTACTTGTCCACGGTTCGGCGAGAAATCGCCGAGGACATGCTCCAGGAGAAGATTAGGGCGACCATCACCGGCCGCCCCAAGCATTATTACTCCATCTACCAAAAGATGGTGGTGCGCGGAAAAGAATTTGATGAGATCCATGACCTCATGGGTGTTCGTGTCCTCGTAGACACGGTCAAGGACTGTTACGCGGCGCTTGGCGCCATTCACACGCGATGGAACCCGCTCATTGGCCGGTTCAAGGATTACATCGCGATGCCCAAGCTGAACACCTATCAGTCCCTGCACACCACTGTGGTGGGACCGGAAGGCAAGCTTGTTGAGATTCAGATCCGTACCCATGACATGCACCGCCGTGCCGAATACGGTGTGGCTGCGCACTGGAAGTACAAGCGCCGCACGGAGACGGAAGCGGTCACCGCCAACGACAGCGCCAATATCAACTGGCTGCGCTCTCTCGCCGACTGGCAGCGCGAGTCCCGCGATCCCGAAGAGTTCCTCGACGAGCTGCGCTACGAGATTGGCTCTGACGAGGTGTACGTCTTCACCCCGAAGGGCGACATCATGGGTCTGCCCGCCGGTTCAACGCCGGTGGACTTCGCCTTCGCAGTACACACCGAGGTGGGCTACCGAACCATTGGTGCCCGCGTCAATGGCAAGCTCGTCCCGCTCAGCTCCACGCTGAACCATGGTGACTGGGTAGAAATTTTCACCTCTAAGGCGGAAGGCGCAGGTCCTAGCCAGGACTGGCAGAACTTCGTCAAGAGCGCCCGCGCCCGGACAAAGATTCGTCAGTGGTTCACGAAGGAACGCCGCGAAGAGTCCATTGACCGCGGCAAGGAACAGCTCACTAAAGCGCTGCGTAAGTACAACCTCCCGCTGCAGAAGATCATGTCTCATGACACTCTGACGGCTGTTGCGCACGAGCTGCACTTGCACGACATCGCTGGGCTGTATGCGGCGGTGGGCGATAACAACGTTTCCGCCCAGAACGTGATTGAGCACCTGCAGCTCATTGTGGGCCAGCAGGTTCCTCAAGAGACGGAAGACGACGAGCTTTACGCGGTCGAGGCTCCCAAGCGCCCGCACATCGATCATTCCGATTCCGGCGTGATTGTCCGAGGTGCTGGCGATGTCCTGGCGAAGCTTGCTCGCTGTTGTACGCCGGTTCCGCCGGATGAGATCCGCGGCTTCGTCACGAAGGGTTCTGGAGTGTCAGTGCACCGCATTGATTGCCCCAACATCCTGCAGCCCGGTCTGGATCCGGCGCGACTCGTCGACGTCGAATGGGCTCCCACGAAGGAGTCCGTGTTCCTCGTGGAAATCCAAGTGGAAGCACTGGACCGCAAGAGTCTGCTCTCCGACGTCACACGCGTTCTTTCCGAGAACCACGTTAATATCTTGGGCGCCACGGTTCACACCACCCGCGAACGCACGGCACTGTCCCGGTTCTCGTTTGAAATGACGGACACCAAGTACTTGGACCACGTTCTGAACGCTGTCCGACGCATCGATGGCGTCTACGACGTCTACCGAACCTCCGGGGGCACCCGCCGCGCTTAG
- the secF gene encoding protein translocase subunit SecF codes for MPNLAQWGNDLHSGKKSYPFIQKRKLWFIITLVLVALSIAVPLIKGGFNLGIDFRGGSEFTISQVQSTDVAPGEEAVHAVAADVEPHVTNIAPNTMRVQTDRLTDDQTLALAKGLAEAYGVPTSNVTSTFVGPTWGQDVSQQALIGLVAFIVLVTILMALYFRTWKMSIAAVVGLLVVVIITAGIYSLSDFEVTPSAIIGFLTILSYALYDTVVVFDKIRENTEDIESRTDATFAERVNLAINQTLVRSINTSMVAVLPVASILFIGAYLLGAGTLRDLALALFVGIIVATLATIFVQAPLYAALRSNEKGIKEQAARVAATKAEATAWIQGS; via the coding sequence ATGCCTAATCTCGCACAGTGGGGTAACGACCTCCACTCGGGCAAAAAGTCCTACCCGTTTATTCAGAAGCGCAAGCTCTGGTTCATCATCACGTTAGTGCTCGTGGCGTTGTCCATTGCAGTGCCACTGATCAAGGGCGGGTTCAACCTCGGTATTGATTTCCGTGGTGGTTCTGAGTTCACCATCTCGCAGGTCCAGAGCACGGATGTTGCGCCCGGTGAGGAAGCCGTTCACGCGGTGGCTGCCGATGTTGAGCCGCACGTGACCAACATTGCTCCGAACACCATGCGTGTCCAGACTGACCGTTTGACCGACGACCAGACCTTGGCCTTGGCTAAGGGTCTTGCCGAGGCGTACGGTGTGCCGACCTCCAACGTGACCTCCACCTTCGTGGGGCCAACGTGGGGTCAGGATGTATCGCAGCAAGCGCTGATCGGTTTGGTGGCGTTCATTGTGCTGGTGACCATTTTGATGGCGCTGTACTTCCGCACCTGGAAGATGTCCATCGCGGCCGTGGTTGGCCTGCTGGTAGTGGTCATCATTACCGCCGGCATCTACTCGCTGTCTGACTTCGAAGTCACGCCAAGTGCCATCATCGGCTTCTTGACGATTCTGTCCTACGCGCTTTATGACACCGTGGTGGTCTTTGACAAGATCCGCGAAAACACGGAGGACATCGAGTCGCGGACAGATGCGACGTTTGCCGAACGCGTGAACCTCGCGATCAACCAGACGCTGGTTCGTTCCATCAATACCTCCATGGTGGCGGTGCTTCCGGTGGCGTCGATTCTGTTCATCGGCGCGTACCTCTTGGGCGCGGGAACCTTGCGCGACCTTGCCTTGGCATTGTTCGTGGGCATTATTGTGGCAACCTTGGCCACCATCTTCGTGCAGGCTCCGCTCTACGCGGCGCTACGCAGTAACGAAAAGGGCATCAAGGAACAAGCGGCCCGAGTGGCTGCAACAAAGGCGGAGGCCACCGCCTGGATTCAAGGTTCTTGA
- the secD gene encoding protein translocase subunit SecD, giving the protein MALTQPVRHARAGLIWLAIIHVLLGGLLAAGVFTNQTTWAPKLALDLEGGTQMILAPRVQGDSQISQEQLDQAVEIIRQRVDGTGVSEAEITTQSGRNVVVSMPGTPDAKTRELIQASANMEFRPVITGAPWTATAAADRTADADIPAPTAEPANASDTNWITKALYKKFEAYDCPTELASAERPENDPAKPAITCDPGTQYKYIVGPVEVPGTDISDASFGMANNSQGISTGQWAVNLEFNSEGADKFRQVTERLVSATGFQNQFAILLDGVVLSAPTANAVIADGRAQITGSFTEESARALSEQLKYGALPISFEIQSEQQISATLGQDQLKMGLIAGIIGLALVAIYSLFQYRALGFVTILSLIIAGVLTYLAIAILGWVQNYRLSLAGVAGIIVAIGLTADSFIVYFERVRDELRSGRPLTAAVEVGWDRARRTILASKAVNLLAAVVLYIVAVGNVRGFAFTLGLTAIADLIVVFLFTHPMLQLLARTKFFGEGHPLSGMDPRLLGVEPFYQGAGKFRSPATEGVASADSQDDDAANGSQRSLRDVRKAERNGERLTIAERRRLQDNSSVTTGDDKGQGADNA; this is encoded by the coding sequence ATGGCATTGACTCAACCAGTCCGCCACGCGCGTGCCGGACTTATATGGTTGGCGATCATCCACGTACTGCTGGGCGGACTGCTCGCAGCGGGTGTATTCACTAACCAGACCACGTGGGCTCCCAAGCTCGCACTCGATCTTGAAGGTGGCACCCAGATGATTCTGGCGCCGCGCGTTCAAGGCGACTCCCAAATTTCCCAAGAGCAGCTGGACCAGGCCGTGGAAATCATCCGCCAGCGCGTGGATGGAACAGGTGTTTCGGAAGCCGAAATCACCACCCAGTCCGGGCGCAACGTGGTTGTTTCCATGCCGGGCACTCCGGACGCCAAGACTCGTGAGCTGATCCAAGCCTCCGCGAACATGGAGTTCCGCCCCGTCATCACGGGTGCACCATGGACGGCCACCGCGGCAGCTGACCGCACCGCAGACGCAGACATTCCTGCACCCACCGCGGAACCGGCCAACGCCTCTGATACCAACTGGATCACCAAGGCGCTGTACAAGAAGTTTGAGGCGTACGATTGCCCCACCGAACTCGCGAGCGCTGAACGCCCCGAGAATGATCCTGCCAAGCCTGCCATCACGTGTGACCCAGGTACGCAGTACAAGTACATTGTGGGACCGGTAGAAGTTCCCGGCACGGACATTTCCGATGCCTCCTTCGGCATGGCCAACAACTCCCAGGGTATTAGCACGGGCCAGTGGGCCGTGAACCTCGAGTTCAACTCTGAGGGTGCAGACAAGTTCCGCCAGGTGACCGAGCGTTTGGTCTCCGCCACCGGCTTCCAGAACCAGTTCGCAATCCTTCTTGATGGCGTAGTGCTTTCCGCTCCAACGGCCAATGCAGTCATCGCTGACGGCCGCGCGCAGATCACCGGTAGCTTCACGGAAGAGTCCGCCCGAGCGCTCTCTGAGCAGCTGAAGTACGGCGCCCTTCCTATTAGCTTCGAGATCCAGTCTGAGCAGCAGATCTCTGCAACGCTTGGTCAGGATCAGCTCAAGATGGGTCTGATCGCCGGCATTATCGGTTTGGCGCTGGTCGCGATCTACTCGCTCTTCCAGTACCGCGCGCTGGGCTTCGTCACGATCCTCTCGCTCATCATCGCGGGTGTGCTGACGTACTTGGCCATCGCGATTCTTGGCTGGGTCCAGAACTACCGCCTCTCACTCGCTGGCGTCGCCGGCATCATCGTGGCCATTGGTTTGACCGCGGACTCGTTCATCGTGTACTTCGAACGCGTCAGGGATGAGTTGCGAAGCGGTAGACCGCTCACCGCCGCGGTTGAAGTGGGTTGGGATCGTGCACGCCGCACCATCCTGGCTTCGAAGGCCGTGAACCTTTTGGCCGCCGTGGTGCTGTACATCGTGGCCGTGGGCAATGTGCGCGGCTTCGCGTTCACGCTCGGCTTGACCGCGATCGCCGACCTCATTGTGGTCTTCCTCTTCACGCACCCCATGCTGCAGTTGCTGGCCCGCACCAAGTTCTTTGGCGAGGGACACCCGCTCTCCGGTATGGATCCGCGCTTGCTTGGCGTCGAACCGTTCTATCAGGGTGCGGGCAAGTTCCGCAGCCCGGCTACGGAGGGTGTCGCTAGTGCAGATAGCCAGGACGACGACGCAGCTAACGGCTCGCAGCGATCGTTGCGCGACGTACGCAAAGCGGAACGCAACGGCGAACGCTTGACGATTGCAGAGCGCCGTCGTCTTCAAGACAACTCTTCCGTCACTACCGGTGACGACAAGGGACAGGGGGCCGACAATGCCTAA
- the yajC gene encoding preprotein translocase subunit YajC, protein MTSLMVAPLAVVAQASTTQATGFDPFTLVLFAALALMIFMMFRGRKKAREAQEKIKSSLAPGATVMTTFGLFGTVVSIDEAGNKVELELSPGNFATVHTQAVGQVVTPDEVVAEESTENVVVPDDASSITPQPRVEDSTPSATETQATDGVIDDSRRDGENKA, encoded by the coding sequence TTGACTTCCCTGATGGTGGCGCCTCTCGCCGTTGTAGCCCAAGCTTCCACGACCCAAGCAACCGGCTTTGATCCGTTCACGCTGGTGCTGTTCGCGGCTTTGGCACTGATGATTTTCATGATGTTCCGCGGCCGCAAGAAGGCTCGTGAGGCACAGGAGAAGATCAAGTCCAGCCTTGCCCCCGGCGCTACGGTCATGACCACCTTCGGTCTGTTCGGTACCGTCGTTTCGATTGACGAGGCCGGCAACAAGGTAGAGCTGGAGCTTTCGCCAGGTAACTTCGCTACCGTGCACACGCAAGCGGTGGGCCAGGTTGTCACCCCAGATGAGGTTGTTGCTGAGGAATCCACCGAGAACGTTGTGGTTCCCGATGACGCTTCCTCGATCACCCCGCAGCCACGAGTTGAGGACTCCACGCCTTCCGCGACGGAGACCCAGGCTACGGATGGCGTGATTGACGATTCGCGTCGCGACGGCGAAAACAAGGCCTAA
- the ruvB gene encoding Holliday junction branch migration DNA helicase RuvB: protein MSDEVPLTASGAEPEERVIEAALRPKNLDDFVGQPRVRKQLSLVLEASKIRERVADHVLLSGPPGLGKTTLAMIIAAEMNAPLRISSGPAIQHAGDLAAILSSLSEGEVLFLDEIHRMSRPAEEMLYMAMEDFRVDIVVGKGAGATAIPLDLPPFTLVGATTRAGLLPGPLRDRFGFTGHLEFYSVPELELVLRRSAMLMDLKVNSAGFYEVASRSRGTPRIANRLLRRVRDWALVHGIEQIDARAASAALDMYEVDAKGLDRLDRAVLHALCTKFGGGPVGLSTLAIAVGEETETVETVAEPFLVREGLLGRTPRGRIATPQAWEHLGLTMPKDAILSGQTYISFDDDQAEAED, encoded by the coding sequence ATGAGCGACGAAGTACCGTTGACAGCCTCTGGCGCCGAACCAGAAGAACGAGTAATTGAAGCTGCGCTTCGACCTAAGAATCTGGACGACTTCGTGGGTCAGCCCCGCGTTCGCAAACAGCTCTCACTGGTGTTGGAAGCCTCCAAGATTCGTGAGCGCGTCGCCGATCACGTGTTGCTCTCCGGCCCTCCCGGCCTGGGCAAAACCACGCTGGCCATGATCATCGCCGCCGAAATGAACGCGCCACTGCGCATCTCTTCGGGACCGGCCATCCAGCACGCCGGAGACCTAGCGGCTATCTTGTCTTCCCTGAGCGAAGGCGAAGTGCTCTTTCTGGACGAAATTCACCGTATGAGCCGTCCCGCTGAGGAAATGCTCTATATGGCCATGGAAGATTTCCGCGTCGACATTGTGGTGGGTAAGGGCGCCGGCGCTACCGCCATCCCGCTGGACCTTCCACCGTTCACGCTCGTCGGTGCCACCACGCGCGCTGGCCTACTACCTGGCCCGCTCCGTGACCGCTTTGGCTTCACCGGACACCTCGAGTTCTATTCGGTTCCCGAGCTTGAACTGGTATTGCGCCGTTCCGCCATGCTCATGGATTTGAAAGTGAACTCCGCGGGCTTCTATGAAGTGGCCTCCCGCTCCCGCGGAACGCCCCGTATCGCCAACCGCCTCTTGCGCCGCGTGCGTGACTGGGCGCTTGTGCACGGGATTGAACAGATTGATGCGCGTGCGGCCTCCGCAGCATTGGATATGTACGAAGTCGACGCGAAGGGACTGGATCGGCTGGACCGGGCCGTCCTGCATGCTCTGTGCACCAAGTTCGGTGGCGGACCTGTGGGTCTGTCCACGCTTGCCATCGCGGTAGGCGAGGAAACGGAAACGGTTGAAACCGTGGCCGAACCGTTCCTGGTGCGTGAAGGATTACTGGGCCGCACCCCGCGCGGGCGCATCGCGACCCCGCAAGCGTGGGAGCACCTCGGTCTGACCATGCCGAAGGATGCCATCCTGTCCGGGCAGACCTATATTTCCTTCGACGACGACCAAGCCGAAGCGGAAGACTAA
- the ruvA gene encoding Holliday junction branch migration protein RuvA — protein MIATLTGTVTHVGLSHVVIDVNGFGMLVHSVPSTLAALTVGEVATLHTHMVVREDSMNLYGFADGGSRDVFEVLISVSGVGPRIGLAILAVHSAEAVRIATTTKDVTAFTKVPGIGPKGAQRIVLELAGKLAPTGEDEGIVSVVVGENPWEPQVTEALVGLGWSEKDAKRMLAKFPETEPEIAERGSVPEILRAVLRTLGNSATGRN, from the coding sequence GTGATTGCAACTCTGACGGGAACGGTTACCCATGTTGGTTTGTCACATGTGGTGATCGACGTCAACGGCTTCGGAATGCTAGTGCATTCAGTTCCGAGCACGCTCGCCGCACTCACGGTGGGCGAGGTAGCCACGCTGCACACCCACATGGTGGTCCGCGAAGACTCCATGAATCTGTACGGTTTCGCGGATGGGGGATCGCGCGATGTTTTTGAGGTCCTCATTAGCGTCTCCGGCGTAGGCCCACGCATTGGCTTGGCAATCCTCGCGGTACATTCAGCCGAAGCCGTGCGTATTGCCACCACCACCAAGGACGTCACCGCGTTCACGAAGGTTCCCGGTATTGGCCCCAAAGGAGCCCAGCGCATTGTGCTGGAGCTTGCCGGCAAGCTCGCACCGACGGGCGAGGACGAAGGCATCGTTTCTGTCGTCGTGGGGGAGAACCCATGGGAGCCACAAGTTACCGAGGCGCTCGTGGGACTGGGCTGGTCGGAAAAGGACGCCAAGCGCATGCTGGCAAAGTTCCCGGAGACGGAGCCTGAGATTGCCGAGCGCGGGTCCGTCCCAGAAATTCTTCGCGCAGTGTTGCGTACCCTGGGTAACTCCGCAACAGGACGCAACTGA
- the ruvC gene encoding crossover junction endodeoxyribonuclease RuvC, whose product MTLRVVGVDPGLTRCGLACVDVETNRRTQLVGVTVIGTTADQPLDERLLRIDQGIEAWLDQYKPDVVAIERVFASTNVSTVMGTAQASGIVIAAAARRRIPVALHTPTEVKAAVTGSGQASKDAVGKMVTKILRLTEVPKPADAADAIALAITHGWRGAAPGSQASASSHSASALTPAQKAWAAAEATARRTRSR is encoded by the coding sequence GTGACCCTTCGAGTAGTCGGGGTGGACCCCGGCCTTACTCGCTGCGGTTTAGCGTGCGTCGACGTGGAAACGAATCGGCGCACGCAACTGGTCGGCGTGACCGTCATTGGCACTACCGCCGATCAGCCGCTCGACGAGCGACTTTTGAGGATTGACCAAGGGATTGAAGCCTGGCTTGATCAGTACAAGCCAGACGTGGTGGCCATCGAGCGCGTGTTCGCCTCAACGAATGTCTCTACCGTCATGGGTACGGCACAAGCCTCAGGCATTGTGATTGCCGCAGCCGCGCGTCGTCGTATTCCCGTAGCCCTGCACACCCCCACGGAGGTGAAAGCCGCTGTCACCGGCAGCGGCCAAGCCTCGAAGGATGCGGTGGGCAAGATGGTGACCAAGATTCTGCGGTTGACCGAAGTCCCGAAACCCGCGGACGCAGCCGACGCCATTGCCCTGGCGATCACGCACGGGTGGCGCGGTGCAGCGCCGGGCTCCCAAGCCAGCGCGTCCTCGCACTCCGCTAGCGCCCTCACGCCCGCGCAAAAGGCCTGGGCGGCCGCTGAAGCGACGGCACGCCGAACCCGCTCTCGCTAA
- a CDS encoding YebC/PmpR family DNA-binding transcriptional regulator: MSGHSKWATTKHKKAVIDAKRAKSFAKLIKNIEVAARAGGADMSGNPALELAVSKAKKTSVPNDNIDRAIKRGAGLTGESIDYQEIMYEARGPQGSALLIECLTDNKNRAASEVRLAVTRNGGSIADPGSVSYQFTRKGVVNLPKNELTEDDLLMAVLEAGAEEVKDSGENFEVHSEPQDLRAVVSSLEEAGIEYETDEVEFVSSMQVELDADSARKFLKLADALEDLDDVQNVYSNVDISADVMAELDED, translated from the coding sequence ATGTCAGGCCATTCCAAATGGGCAACCACTAAGCACAAGAAAGCTGTCATCGACGCCAAGCGCGCCAAGTCTTTCGCCAAGCTCATCAAGAACATCGAAGTTGCTGCTCGCGCCGGTGGCGCAGATATGTCCGGCAACCCTGCTCTGGAACTTGCCGTTTCTAAGGCTAAAAAGACTTCTGTGCCCAATGACAACATTGACCGCGCGATCAAGCGTGGTGCCGGTCTGACCGGTGAGTCTATTGACTACCAAGAGATCATGTACGAAGCACGTGGCCCACAGGGCTCCGCACTTCTTATTGAGTGTTTGACGGATAACAAGAACCGCGCCGCCTCTGAGGTGCGCCTTGCCGTGACCCGTAACGGTGGATCGATCGCCGATCCAGGTTCCGTTTCTTATCAGTTCACCCGCAAGGGCGTCGTGAACTTGCCGAAGAACGAGCTCACCGAAGATGACCTTCTCATGGCTGTGCTTGAAGCCGGCGCTGAAGAGGTCAAGGACTCCGGAGAGAACTTCGAAGTTCACTCCGAGCCACAGGATCTGCGTGCCGTGGTGTCTAGCCTCGAAGAAGCTGGCATCGAGTACGAGACCGACGAAGTTGAATTCGTCTCCTCCATGCAGGTTGAACTCGATGCAGATTCTGCTCGCAAGTTCCTCAAGCTGGCGGACGCGTTGGAAGACTTGGATGACGTGCAGAACGTCTACTCCAACGTAGACATCTCCGCTGACGTCATGGCCGAGCTGGACGAAGACTAA